One window of the Labilibaculum sp. genome contains the following:
- the citF gene encoding citrate lyase subunit alpha, whose amino-acid sequence MKNAIGVEIPEYIEGLGKLEPFQGVWKSIIEDEVPSTNISRTLKAKKPHVSKLCKNLEEAIKRCKPFDGMTVTCHHHLRGGDGVLMQTIKILDEMGIKDITLASSSLTSAHDGLVPYVEKGMITRIFTSGIRGALGDAISVGKLKYPAIIHSHGGRVRDFLTGRIKPDLSVLAASAADEEGNATGAHGPSAFGSMGYADIDARYSRNVIIVTDNLVEYPCIPCTVRQHFIDYVVKVDSIGDATKIASGTTRITNSPMDLRIARIAATVIEHSGLFKNGMSFQVGAGGASLAVAKFLREDMKRKNIIGSFMIGGVTSYGVDMLNEGLFHSIFDVQSFDAAVSSSVLNNPNHIEISCDQYANPNNCGSMTNKLDVVVLGALEVDVDFNVNVITGSSGEIRGASGGHSDTASGANLTVVVCPAFRGRLPIVKDRVHTVVTPGESVDVIVTERGVCVNPSKPNLAAKLKEAGVKVVDIRDLKEEVEKMTGVPAEKQLGDQIVALVEYRDGTIIDVVYNVKNLS is encoded by the coding sequence ATGAAAAATGCAATAGGAGTTGAAATTCCTGAATATATAGAAGGCCTGGGGAAACTTGAACCTTTCCAGGGAGTTTGGAAAAGTATTATTGAAGACGAAGTTCCTTCAACAAATATTTCCAGAACGCTTAAGGCTAAAAAACCTCATGTTTCCAAACTTTGTAAAAATTTGGAAGAGGCTATTAAAAGATGTAAACCTTTTGATGGAATGACTGTTACTTGTCATCATCATTTAAGAGGTGGAGATGGTGTGCTGATGCAGACGATTAAGATACTTGATGAAATGGGAATTAAGGACATCACCTTGGCTTCCTCATCACTTACATCAGCTCATGATGGTTTGGTTCCTTATGTTGAAAAAGGAATGATTACCAGAATTTTCACCTCAGGTATTAGAGGTGCATTAGGCGATGCAATATCAGTTGGGAAATTAAAATATCCTGCAATTATCCACTCTCATGGTGGTCGTGTACGTGATTTTTTAACAGGAAGAATTAAGCCGGACTTATCGGTTTTGGCAGCATCTGCAGCTGATGAAGAAGGAAACGCAACAGGTGCTCATGGTCCATCAGCTTTTGGATCAATGGGATACGCAGATATTGATGCCCGATATTCCCGTAACGTAATTATTGTTACTGATAATTTGGTCGAATATCCATGTATCCCTTGTACTGTACGTCAACATTTTATCGATTATGTGGTAAAAGTGGATAGTATTGGTGATGCAACAAAAATTGCGTCAGGAACTACTCGTATTACCAATTCACCAATGGATTTACGTATTGCTCGAATTGCAGCAACAGTAATTGAACATTCTGGTTTGTTCAAAAATGGAATGTCGTTTCAGGTAGGTGCAGGTGGAGCTTCTTTGGCGGTGGCCAAATTTCTTCGCGAAGATATGAAGCGAAAAAATATAATTGGCAGCTTCATGATTGGAGGGGTAACTTCCTATGGTGTTGATATGTTGAATGAAGGGTTATTTCATTCTATTTTTGATGTGCAGTCTTTCGATGCTGCAGTTAGTTCTTCGGTTTTGAATAATCCAAATCATATCGAAATTTCGTGTGATCAATATGCGAATCCGAATAATTGCGGCTCCATGACTAATAAGTTAGATGTGGTTGTTTTGGGTGCACTTGAAGTGGATGTTGATTTCAATGTAAATGTAATTACCGGTTCTTCAGGAGAAATAAGAGGTGCATCAGGAGGACACTCTGATACTGCATCTGGAGCGAACTTAACAGTTGTTGTTTGCCCGGCATTTCGTGGTAGGTTGCCGATTGTAAAAGATCGTGTTCACACCGTTGTTACACCTGGCGAAAGTGTTGATGTGATTGTAACAGAGAGAGGAGTCTGTGTTAATCCATCGAAACCAAATTTGGCTGCTAAGCTTAAAGAAGCCGGGGTGAAAGTGGTTGATATTCGAGACCTAAAAGAGGAGGTCGAAAAAATGACTGGTGTACCTGCCGAAAAGCAATTAGGAGATCAGATTGTGGCCTTGGTTGAATATCGCGATGGGACAATTATTGATGTAGTCTATAATGTAAAAAATCTCTCATAA
- a CDS encoding triphosphoribosyl-dephospho-CoA synthase — MEKVVRDILAAKEIRSKERQKFAESGDISLSLTLNIPGLPKSNDQIKLFFSECLSDLKRFLLSHRITIEEKREIIRPDAAGDFYLVPVSGNEISVTTIKEIAELYETEHSLGRLLDVDITDEKGNPVSSGKVKKCYFCNEHPAVFCMRMQIHEYEEMRTVIENDLSGFLQERRKSRVCKDLSAFALKALLHEVSLSPKPGLVDRFSNGSHSDMDFATFLNSSAVLSVYFREIAEFGFSFSSANIKDALPKLRQIGLQMEEDMYRETCGVNTHKGAIFLLGFSLFVSANRIKNHNFSYHSFVDQIKELNGSLVENELGKKLYSDKKTHGEECFEKFGNMGKGIRGEIQAGLPCVFDYAIPVLSSHFDAMGIVNDETIQNGLIQTLLVLIAKNNDSNILYRKGEKVLNELKDISQQAFNLFGTKYFSSKYQDLVYYCKDNQISPGGSADLLAVTFFIYMVNKKYN, encoded by the coding sequence ATGGAGAAAGTTGTAAGAGACATTTTGGCGGCTAAAGAAATTCGGTCAAAAGAGAGACAGAAGTTTGCTGAGTCAGGAGATATTTCACTAAGTCTAACTCTTAATATTCCCGGGCTTCCAAAATCGAATGATCAGATTAAATTGTTTTTTTCAGAATGTTTATCTGATTTAAAACGATTTTTACTTTCTCATCGTATTACAATTGAGGAAAAAAGAGAAATTATTCGTCCTGATGCCGCAGGAGATTTTTATTTAGTCCCTGTTTCGGGCAATGAAATTTCTGTAACGACTATAAAAGAGATTGCAGAGCTTTATGAAACGGAGCATTCTTTAGGCAGGCTATTGGATGTTGATATTACTGATGAAAAAGGAAATCCGGTTTCATCGGGTAAAGTTAAGAAATGTTATTTCTGTAATGAGCATCCTGCGGTGTTTTGCATGAGAATGCAAATTCACGAATATGAAGAAATGAGAACTGTTATTGAGAATGATCTATCCGGTTTTTTACAGGAAAGAAGAAAAAGTAGAGTATGTAAAGATTTGTCTGCATTTGCTTTAAAAGCACTTTTGCACGAAGTTTCTCTTTCTCCAAAACCTGGTTTAGTCGATCGATTTTCGAACGGATCGCATTCCGATATGGATTTTGCTACTTTTTTGAATTCGAGTGCGGTACTTTCTGTTTATTTTAGGGAGATAGCCGAGTTTGGTTTTTCTTTTTCGTCAGCCAATATAAAAGATGCATTGCCAAAACTGCGTCAAATTGGTTTGCAAATGGAAGAGGATATGTATCGTGAAACTTGTGGGGTAAATACTCATAAGGGTGCTATATTTTTGTTGGGATTTTCTCTGTTTGTAAGTGCAAATCGAATAAAAAATCACAACTTTTCGTATCATTCATTTGTTGATCAAATAAAGGAATTAAATGGCAGCTTGGTTGAGAATGAGTTGGGCAAGAAACTTTACAGCGATAAAAAAACACATGGTGAAGAGTGTTTTGAGAAGTTTGGAAATATGGGGAAAGGTATTCGAGGTGAAATTCAAGCCGGCTTGCCTTGTGTTTTTGATTATGCGATTCCTGTTTTAAGTTCTCATTTCGATGCTATGGGCATTGTAAATGATGAAACTATTCAGAATGGGCTAATACAAACTCTTTTAGTGCTGATTGCCAAGAACAATGACAGCAATATTTTATACCGAAAAGGAGAAAAAGTATTGAATGAACTAAAGGACATTTCACAACAGGCCTTTAATCTATTTGGAACTAAATATTTTAGTTCCAAATATCAGGATTTAGTATATTATTGTAAGGATAATCAAATATCACCCGGTGGATCGGCAGATTTACTTGCAGTTACATTCTTTATTTATATGGTGAATAAAAAATACAATTAG